The following is a genomic window from Cryptococcus neoformans var. neoformans B-3501A chromosome 12, whole genome shotgun sequence.
CTGGTGGAGAGGGGAGTGACAGAAACTCGTGCGCATCAAAACTTGAACTCTGAAGTTACTGAGTGTACTAACGCAGGTATTATGTGCAGAATTGTTCTCAAAGTAGGCATGGTTGGTGATTCGCAAATTGGCAAGACATCATTAATGGTCAAATACGTCGAAGGCAGCTTTGAGTGAGTGCAGCGGCTTTATTACACAGTGTCTAACCTGTGCAATTCAGCGAGGATTATATACAAACACTGGGTGTCAACTTTATGGAAAAGGCCATCAGCATACGAAATACAGAGATCACCTTCTCAGTAAGCATATACTTGCCTCTTTATCTTTCGTTCTCGGACTGACGAACCACAGATATGGGATTTGGGTGGTCAAAGGGAATTCGTGTCAATGCTCCCTCTTGTCTCCAATGATGCGGTGGCCATTCTATTCATGTTTGATCTTACACGGAAATCAACCCTCAATAGCGTCAAAGAGTGGTATCGACAAGCACGTGGATTTAACAAGACAGCTATACCAGTGTTAATCGGAACAAAATACGATCAGTTTGCGTCT
Proteins encoded in this region:
- a CDS encoding hypothetical protein (HMMPfam hit to Ras, Ras family, score: 80.4, E(): 4.6e-21), translated to MCRIVLKVGMVGDSQIGKTSLMVKYVEGSFDEDYIQTLGVNFMEKAISIRNTEITFSIWDLGGQREFVSMLPLVSNDAVAILFMFDLTRKSTLNSVKEWYRQARGFNKTAIPVLIGTKYDQFASFPRAEQEEITRQAKRFSKAMHAPLIFCSTSHSINVQKIFKIVLAKAFDLKCVIPEIDAVGEPILLYVDV